A window of the Zeugodacus cucurbitae isolate PBARC_wt_2022May chromosome 2, idZeuCucr1.2, whole genome shotgun sequence genome harbors these coding sequences:
- the LOC105220533 gene encoding 5-hydroxytryptamine receptor 2B-like has translation MDRDRDKCHPNRRGPVRVSASQPQLGYSSNGGSAGGALINSGGGNKSSLRKDVISSISGSTANNNGSGSAMLAKQHGGTCEQSTQTPESIMRETGRHKLKAFKFSLNNVTTPALNLRFLNNRNKRNSLSANAVATEQKATKVLGLVFFTFVLCWSPFFILNIIFAACPTCQVPEHVVDTCLWLGYVSSTINPIIYTIFNRIFRAAFIRLLKCNCER, from the exons atgGACAGGGACAGGGacaagtg TCATCCCAATCGACGTGGCCCGGTGCGTGTGAGCGCTTCACAACCGCAATTGGGCTATTCTAGCAACGGTGGCAGTGCGGGAGGTGCGCTGATCAACAGCGGTGGCGGAAACAAGAGTAGTCTACGAAAGGATGTCATTAGCAGCATCAGCGGCAGTACGGCCAACAACAATGGCAGTGGCAGTGCAATGCTAGCGAAGCAGCACGGCGGCACCTGTGAGCAGAGCACCCAAACACCCGAGTCCATAATGCGTGAGACAGGACGCCACAAgctaaaagcatttaaattctCACTGAATAATGTTACGACGCCAGCGTTGAATTTGCG CTTCCTGAATAATCGCAACAAACGCAATAGCTTATCCGCTAATGCAGTAGCCACCGAACAGAAAGCGACCAAAGTGCTCGGTCTAGTCTTCTTCACATTCGTTCTTTGCTGGTCGCCGTTTTTCATTTTGAACATAATTTTCGCCGCTTGCCCCACCTGTCAAGTGCCCGAACATGTTGTGGACACATGCCTCTGGCTTGGTTATGTTTCATCAACCATTAATCCCATTATCTATACAATTTTCAATCGAATATTTCGTGCGGCTTTCATACGGCTACTAAAATGCAATTGCGAGCGGTAA